From the genome of Pygocentrus nattereri isolate fPygNat1 chromosome 25, fPygNat1.pri, whole genome shotgun sequence, one region includes:
- the LOC108417362 gene encoding CD276 antigen homolog isoform X1 — protein MRCCLPLVFLLLMQKVSLLEIEGFVGDTVILPCLISGKELPNKVTVFWRFRDSGTVYNIIDSRASLDEQGAPFRGRVDSFPDEWTKGNFSIKLSGVKKTDGGTYNCFVLSINTQTRVHLTVKETTRARPVPSEPKNKNVQMRPDNLLLLSAFLLFYFCMSVQRETEPAA, from the exons atgctgtttgcccttagtgttcCTGCTGCTGATGCAGAAAG TTTCCCTGCTGGAGATTGAAGGTTTTGTGGGTGACACCGTCATCTTGCCATGCCTTATCAGTGGTAAAGAGCTGCCAAATAAAGTCACCGTATTCTGGAGATTCAGAGACAGCGGCACCGTGTACAACATCATCGACAGCAGAGCGTCGTTGGATGAACAGGGTGCGCCATTCAGAGGCCGAGTTGACAGCTTTCCAGACGAGTGGACTAAAGGAAACTTCTCCATCAAACTCAGCGGTGTGAAGAAGACGGATGGAGGAACGTACAACTGCTTCGTCCTCTCTATCAACACTCAAACAAGAGTGCATCTGACTGTAAAAG AGACAACGAGAGCTCGTCCAGTTCCATCTGAGCCGAAGAACAAGAACGTTCAAATGAGACCAGACAACCTCCTGCTTTTGTCtgcttttctgttgttttatttctgcatgTCTGTCCAGCGAGAGACGGAACCAGCTGCATAG
- the LOC108417362 gene encoding CD276 antigen homolog isoform X3 produces the protein MRCCLPLVFLLLMQKVSLLEIEGFVGDTVILPCLISGKELPNKVTVFWRFRDSGTVYNIIDSRASLDEQGAPFRGRVDSFPDEWTKGNFSIKLSGVKKTDGGTYNCFVLSINTQTRVHLTVKDAVCP, from the exons atgctgtttgcccttagtgttcCTGCTGCTGATGCAGAAAG TTTCCCTGCTGGAGATTGAAGGTTTTGTGGGTGACACCGTCATCTTGCCATGCCTTATCAGTGGTAAAGAGCTGCCAAATAAAGTCACCGTATTCTGGAGATTCAGAGACAGCGGCACCGTGTACAACATCATCGACAGCAGAGCGTCGTTGGATGAACAGGGTGCGCCATTCAGAGGCCGAGTTGACAGCTTTCCAGACGAGTGGACTAAAGGAAACTTCTCCATCAAACTCAGCGGTGTGAAGAAGACGGATGGAGGAACGTACAACTGCTTCGTCCTCTCTATCAACACTCAAACAAGAGTGCATCTGACTGTAAAAG ATGctgtttgcccttag
- the LOC108417362 gene encoding CD276 antigen-like isoform X2 — protein MRCCLPLVFLLLIQKVSLQDVQAVVGDTVILPCSNSHEALLGKVSVFWRFGDTITVYDIMDSSVNFDEQATSYKNRVDSFPAEWTKGNFSIKLRDVRKSDGGTYTCFLLNVNAKNKVQLTVKDRPVTPTDSNSRNGDVRRRPDRLSLLFAFLLGCSLLCA, from the exons ATGctgtttgcccttagtgttcCTGCTGCTGATACAGAAAG tgtcctTGCAGGATGTTCAAGCCGTTGTAGGAGACACCGTCATCTTACCGTGTTCAAACAGTCATGAGGCCCTGCTGGGTAAAGTCAGTGTGTTCTGGAGATTTGGAGACACCATCACTGTGTACGACATCATGGACAGCAGCGTGAATTTTGATGAGCAGGCCACATCCTACAAAAACAGAGTGGACAGTTTTCCAGCTGAGTGGACAAAGGGAAACTTCTCCATCAAACTCCGCGATGTGAGGAAGAGTGATGGAGGAACGTACACCTGCTTCCTTCTTAACGTCAACGCCAAAAACAAAGTACAGCTGACTGTCAAAG aTCGTCCAGTCACACCAACAGACAGTAACTCAAGAAACGGCGACGTCAGAAGAAGACCAGACCGACTTTCACTGCTCTTTGCGTTTCTGCTGGGATGCTCTCTGCTGTGCGCTTAA
- the LOC108416989 gene encoding CD276 antigen homolog, with the protein MQKVSLLEIEGLVGDTVILPCLSSGKELPNKVTVFWRFRDSGTVYNIIDSRASLDDQDAPFRGRVDSFPDEWTKGNFSIKLSGVKKTDGGMYTCLILEVNIQTTVYLTVNETLRPSAAPSEMKSANVQMRPDNLLLFSTLLLVFIFLYFFS; encoded by the exons ATGCAGAAAG TTTCCCTGCTGGAGATTGAAGGTTTGGTGGGCGACACCGTCATCTTGCCATGCCTTAGCAGTGGTAAAGAGCTGCCAAATAAAGTCACCGTATTCTGGAGATTCAGAGACAGCGGCACCGTGTACAACATCATCGACAGCAGAGCGTCGCTGGATGACCAGGATGCGCCGTTCAGAGGCCGAGTTGACAGCTTTCCAGACGAGTGGACTAAAGGAAACTTCTCCATCAAACTCAGCGGTGTGAAGAAGACGGATGGAGGAATGTACACTTGCCTCATTCTTGAAGTCAACATTCAAACAACAGTATACCTGACTGTTAATG AGACACTGAGACCTTCTGCAGCACCATCTGAGATGAAGAGCGCAAACGTTCAAATGAGACCAGACAACCTTCTGcttttttccacacttctgttggtgtttatttttttgtactttttttcttaa